The following proteins come from a genomic window of Pelagicoccus albus:
- a CDS encoding DUF4336 domain-containing protein, producing MKQIGTNIWIQKHKLSFLGLDVGRTVTAIRLASGEVLLHSTAPFKETHLLELREIGPVAWVVEPMNDHDTFTKEGLSFFPDATFLAPVNFPSLEGVPRPDPIFPAPEAWSDEIEVLRIEGAPWFNEYVFFHRPSRTLIVCDLLLNFPEVDSSWKKLLLTLGLGKRKSPGVSRRFKLAITDEEAFRSSILKLLQWDFQQVVVGHGEPILKNAKAEVTDAFEDAGWLESVCA from the coding sequence ATGAAACAGATAGGGACCAATATTTGGATACAGAAACACAAACTGAGTTTTTTAGGATTGGATGTAGGCAGAACCGTTACAGCTATCAGATTGGCGAGTGGGGAAGTCCTATTGCATTCGACGGCTCCGTTCAAAGAAACTCATCTGTTGGAGCTTCGCGAGATTGGTCCAGTTGCTTGGGTTGTGGAGCCCATGAATGATCATGATACGTTCACGAAGGAGGGGCTTAGCTTCTTCCCTGATGCTACTTTCCTTGCTCCCGTTAATTTTCCAAGTCTCGAAGGCGTGCCGAGGCCAGACCCCATCTTCCCGGCTCCAGAGGCGTGGTCAGACGAGATAGAGGTCCTGCGGATAGAGGGAGCGCCCTGGTTCAATGAGTATGTCTTTTTTCACCGTCCTAGTCGGACCCTGATCGTTTGTGACCTGTTACTTAACTTCCCGGAGGTCGATTCCAGTTGGAAAAAATTGTTGCTCACCCTTGGTCTTGGAAAGCGTAAGTCCCCCGGAGTGTCTCGGCGGTTCAAGCTCGCGATTACGGATGAGGAGGCATTTCGTTCTTCGATTCTGAAGCTCCTGCAGTGGGACTTTCAACAAGTTGTAGTTGGGCATGGTGAACCGATATTAAAAAACGCGAAGGCCGAGGTGACCGACGCGTTTGAGGACGCAGGCTGGCTCGAGAGCGTCTGCGCTTAG
- a CDS encoding fused DSP-PTPase phosphatase/NAD kinase-like protein produces MLTPKRIKFLAVVALGTLVALTGCSKSSEAESLPPIANLRQPTDKILTGGQPSKEDLAELASSGVKHVLNLRPASEMDWDEKSYVESLGMTYHTIPVAGAKDVNAETDSELAKTLKEIGDEKAFLHCASGNRVGAVIAYHEFTEKGANVETAISTGKEWGLTKLEEPLRTKLQEMSQ; encoded by the coding sequence ATGCTTACTCCAAAACGAATCAAATTCCTTGCCGTGGTAGCGCTGGGCACCCTAGTCGCTCTAACAGGATGCTCCAAATCGTCCGAGGCAGAAAGCCTTCCACCGATTGCCAACCTTCGGCAACCCACTGACAAAATACTCACCGGCGGACAGCCAAGTAAAGAGGATCTCGCCGAACTCGCTTCTTCAGGCGTGAAACACGTCCTCAACCTTCGCCCCGCTTCCGAAATGGATTGGGACGAAAAATCCTACGTCGAGAGCTTGGGGATGACTTACCACACGATCCCCGTGGCAGGCGCTAAGGATGTGAATGCAGAGACAGACTCCGAACTGGCAAAAACCCTGAAAGAGATAGGCGACGAAAAGGCCTTCCTTCATTGCGCAAGTGGTAATCGCGTAGGAGCTGTAATCGCTTACCACGAATTCACCGAAAAGGGAGCTAATGTAGAGACAGCGATTTCCACTGGCAAAGAGTGGGGATTAACGAAACTGGAAGAACCCTTGCGGACTAAACTCCAAGAAATGTCTCAATAA
- a CDS encoding PRC-barrel domain-containing protein, producing the protein MKLHKNTKTQINSSNFIKNTTAAALALTVMIPLSLQAHDHKSDATEKQESMAQAETSPKESYSGSDVSSADGSMPEEGQYSMESSEGSPKLNESASEDNWSEEMKKKANKAGDEAESAMSKHDMAMADQGQMAHKQHGEQNLQDFPKSFTSSNRVEIDSWMGVAVVEGENTELGEVEDVVVDLKSGEISHLVVDNPGLFAGSSLLSMQHAELKAAEGKVAAESSKAFELKDDYLRETEALGSKLIGSKVKDTEGRKIGKIDRLVIAPNSSSVYAILGNLDKDIEIGEADREIAVPVISLESDVEEDGYLTLFAVEELASFDTPSVSEDWSTAFDKGYIVISSEVTVASAY; encoded by the coding sequence ATGAAACTACACAAAAACACCAAGACTCAGATAAACTCTTCGAATTTCATAAAGAACACCACTGCGGCTGCCTTGGCTCTCACGGTCATGATCCCGCTCTCGTTGCAGGCGCATGACCACAAGTCTGATGCGACCGAGAAGCAGGAGTCCATGGCTCAGGCGGAAACTTCCCCCAAGGAATCTTATTCCGGAAGCGATGTTTCTAGTGCGGACGGCAGTATGCCGGAAGAGGGACAGTACTCTATGGAGAGTTCAGAAGGTAGCCCTAAGCTCAACGAATCGGCCTCTGAAGATAACTGGAGCGAAGAGATGAAGAAAAAGGCGAACAAAGCTGGCGATGAAGCTGAAAGTGCAATGTCAAAGCACGACATGGCAATGGCTGACCAGGGACAAATGGCCCACAAGCAGCACGGTGAGCAGAATCTTCAGGATTTCCCAAAGTCCTTCACTTCATCTAATCGCGTAGAGATCGATTCATGGATGGGCGTCGCTGTAGTCGAAGGTGAGAATACTGAACTGGGAGAAGTGGAAGATGTCGTAGTTGACCTGAAGTCTGGCGAAATCAGTCACCTCGTAGTGGACAATCCAGGACTCTTTGCAGGCTCTTCTTTGCTCTCGATGCAGCACGCTGAGCTGAAGGCAGCTGAAGGTAAAGTAGCCGCGGAAAGCAGTAAGGCATTTGAGTTGAAGGATGATTATCTCCGAGAAACTGAAGCTCTCGGCAGTAAGCTGATTGGATCGAAGGTGAAGGATACGGAAGGACGAAAGATTGGTAAGATCGACCGTCTAGTCATCGCGCCGAACTCCTCTTCAGTGTATGCTATCCTAGGCAACCTCGATAAGGACATCGAAATTGGCGAAGCCGACCGTGAAATTGCAGTGCCTGTGATCTCTTTGGAAAGCGACGTAGAAGAAGACGGATATCTCACTCTTTTTGCGGTGGAAGAACTAGCTAGTTTCGATACGCCGTCAGTCTCTGAAGATTGGAGTACCGCCTTTGATAAAGGATATATCGTGATTTCGAGTGAAGTCACTGTGGCGAGTGCTTACTAA